TTGGGTATAAGactaacttttattttatttgtcttcTTTTGAAGATGGGAAAAAGTTCCTTCAAGTATGCCTGGGTGCTGGACAAACTGAAAGCAGAAAGGGAACGTGGCATCACAATTGACATTTCCCTGCTTAAATTCAACACTCAGAaatacacttttactataattgATGCACCTGGCCATCGTGACTTTATCAAGAACATGATCACAGGGACCTCACAGGTATTGCTCCGAAACCCAGATAAAAACTCGAGGTTGTCTCTTGGTATCACATATTCAATCAAGTTTAATGAAATGGCATTATTTTTCACTACTTAGGCTGATGCTGCTCTATTGATCGTCTCTGCTGCAAAGGGTGAATTTGAGGCTGGGATTTCTCGCAATGGTCAGACAAGAGAGCATGCTTTGCTGGCTTACACCCTTGGGGTCAAACAGCTTGTGGTCTGCATCAACAAAATGGACATGACTGAACCACCATTCAGCCAGAAACGTTATGATGAGGTTGTGAAGAACGTTTCAGTGTTCATCAAGAAGATTGGCTTTGAGATTGGTGCTGTACCTTTCATACCGGTTTCTGGCTGGATTGGTGAAAATATGATTGCCCCATCTCAGAAGGTGATGCCACTCAGCACCCCATGAATATCTAGACAAGAGGTGCTTAAATCATGTTCCTCGAGTGCTGCTAACtacagagtttagctctaacacACCTGTCTGTAATTATCCCGTACTGCTCAAGTCTTTCTTTAGCTGGTTTGGGTGTTTGAGCTGAGCTTTGAGACTGGAGATCTTGAGGAACATGACTGAACATCCCTGATCTGGAGCTGGCGAGCTGCTAATCTCAATTGCTTGtatgttcattttttttagaTGCCGTGGTTCAAAGGATGGAAGCTCAAGAGGAAAGAAGGCCATTCAAATGGACGAACCTTGTTGGAGGTGCTTGATTCTCTACTTCCTCCAGTGCGTAATGCAAGTAAGCCACTGCGCCTTCCCCTACAAGATGTCTACAAGATTGGTGGTGAGTAAAACTAAGTGGGCTATTattatggtgtttttttttgttttttttgttttttttgtttttttttatataacccTTTTGGTTGGTACTCTTAACATCTGCTATGACTGACCCCACCCCCCAGGTGTTGGCACAGTCCCTGTAGGTAAGATTGAGACTGGGGTCTTGAAGCCTGGAATGGTTCTGACCTTCTCACCAGCAAAGTTGACTGCAGAGGTCAAATCCATTGAGATGCATCACCAGGGGCTTCAGACTGCCCTCCCTGGCCACAACGTGGGCTTCAACATAAAAAATTTGTCTGTAAAAAATCTCCGGAGAGGTGACGTAGCAGGGAACTCACAGCAGGACCCACCGTCAGATGTCAACAGTTTTGTTGCTCAGGTAGCTATGCTTGTTTTGACCTTTTGAACTCTGGCTAACAAGCCAATAACTGACTCTCTTTTCAACAGATCATAATGCTGAACCACCCAGGAAAAATCAAGGTTGGTTACTCCCCTGTACTAGACTGCCACACGACCCATGTTTCCTGTCGTTTTGCTGAGCTGAGGGAAAAGCTAGATCGGCGTACAGGGAAGAAACTGGAGGACTGCCCCCAGTACCTGATGTCAGGAGATGGTGCCACAGTCAAACTTGTCCCAAACAAACCCCTTTGTGTGGAGAGCTTCTTTCACTATCCACCTCTGGGTAAGAAAGTAGATtttaagcattcaaaatgtgcTAAAAGccatgttttaaatttgtttttgttttttttggtcagGTCGCTTTGCTGTAAGGGATTTAAAACAGACTGTTGCTGTTGGAGTCATCAAATC
This DNA window, taken from Pseudorasbora parva isolate DD20220531a chromosome 24, ASM2467924v1, whole genome shotgun sequence, encodes the following:
- the eef1a1l3 gene encoding elongation factor 1-alpha-like, translated to MGKERIHVNLVIIGHVDSGKSTTTGHLVYKCGGIDHRTIEKYEKAATQMGKSSFKYAWVLDKLKAERERGITIDISLLKFNTQKYTFTIIDAPGHRDFIKNMITGTSQADAALLIVSAAKGEFEAGISRNGQTREHALLAYTLGVKQLVVCINKMDMTEPPFSQKRYDEVVKNVSVFIKKIGFEIGAVPFIPVSGWIGENMIAPSQKMPWFKGWKLKRKEGHSNGRTLLEVLDSLLPPVRNASKPLRLPLQDVYKIGGVGTVPVGKIETGVLKPGMVLTFSPAKLTAEVKSIEMHHQGLQTALPGHNVGFNIKNLSVKNLRRGDVAGNSQQDPPSDVNSFVAQIIMLNHPGKIKVGYSPVLDCHTTHVSCRFAELREKLDRRTGKKLEDCPQYLMSGDGATVKLVPNKPLCVESFFHYPPLGRFAVRDLKQTVAVGVIKSVEKVDQAKKTSQKAPVSK